A portion of the Bactrocera neohumeralis isolate Rockhampton unplaced genomic scaffold, APGP_CSIRO_Bneo_wtdbg2-racon-allhic-juicebox.fasta_v2 ctg2130, whole genome shotgun sequence genome contains these proteins:
- the LOC126766693 gene encoding piggyBac transposable element-derived protein 4-like, whose amino-acid sequence MADGEWLTPRQLSALSYEEQQAYIRQTLEESQEEISDHDSVVGDEAFDECVGDIGGDDSDLEEPTLPEYDPEDDSDSDEELEDAPIETGEYFTARDGNVWSSIQPQPVRFSTHNILRSAQSGPVRATQGLTISETFKLIMSDEICDIIIRESNRKARQFFDDDNAKHPTRKPRSWILITESEFDAYLGVLLLSGVTHSGYVHTKDLWNTKSHPLYHAAMSVRPFWEISRFIRFDNGNTRQQRKQTDKAAAISDVFLMLNSCLRRYYVAGANVTVDEQLYAYRGGTGFTQYIPSKPAKYGIKVWWVCDSISSYPL is encoded by the coding sequence ATGGCAGATGGTGAATGGCTTACTCCACGACAACTAAGCGCACTTTCGTACGAAGAACAGCAAGCATATATTCGTCAAACGCTTGAAGAGAGCCAAGAAGAAATAAGTGACCACGATTCAGTAGTTGGTGACGAGGCTTTTGATGAATGTGTAGGTGATATTGGTGGTGATGACTCAGACTTAGAAGAGCCCACGTTACCAGAATATGACCCAGAGGACGACAGTGATTCTGATGAAGAACTTGAAGATGCACCAATTGAAACTGGGGAATATTTTACTGCCAGAGACGGTAATGTTTGGTCTTCGATACAACCACAACCTGTAAGATTCAGTACGCACAACATTCTAAGAAGTGCACAATCTGGACCAGTACGGGCAACGCAAGGTTTGACCATTTCAGAAACGTTCAAATTGATAATGTCAGACGAAATATGCGACATAATTATTCGTGAATCAAATCGAAAGGCAAGGCAATTTTTTGATGATGACAATGCAAAACATCCAACAAGAAAACCGAGATCATGGATTCTCATAACAGAAAGTGAATTTGATGCATATTTGGGCGTACTTTTACTAAGTGGCGTTACACATTCTGGTTACGTGCATACGAAAGATTTGTGGAATACTAAATCACATCCATTATATCATGCTGCAATGAGTGTACGACCATTTTGGGAAATTAGCCGATTCATTCGTTTTGATAATGGAAACACACGCCAGCAGCGCAAACAAACTGACAAAGCAGCAGCAATATCGGACGTTTTTTTGATGCTAAACAGCTGTCTTCGTAGATATTATGTGGCAGGAGCCAACGTCACCGTAGATGAACAATTGTATGCTTATCGTGGTGGAACTGGTTTCACGCAATACATACCATCAAAACCTGCCAAATATGGGATAAAAGTGTGGTGGGTGTGCGACTCCATTTCGTCCTATCCATTGTAG